In Aptenodytes patagonicus chromosome 22, bAptPat1.pri.cur, whole genome shotgun sequence, one DNA window encodes the following:
- the LOC143170184 gene encoding uncharacterized protein LOC143170184, with amino-acid sequence MKPLVGTLLGEGEEEAQVLAQGCRRRQRQRTSCGPSPSRRREQQAELVGLPTSPDEGRMTSPQGHPDGVSVRSEQSVERIGEVPGRGRQELAVRTGDSDRTEEDAEMPEEPLLSFPSELLVLERLGLHRVALTEQDVEAAFAHLALAFRCDTFTLQQRVQVEKRARDAAEENIQEELGQCRAALERLGPSCTDAGCRETLEQLQRSLTVLAAAIERATSAAEKLGAVHQEARMSRAAEVMVQHVENLKRHHMREHAELEEMKRLIQQNSRNRQLAETQDDAEPRLRPHPLMRTFQQGSARRRVSIAVIPKQFLPGASPDSRAAPASELEREGVQRRPSTQRSELDLQGQGSAVTREPVAEADGRGSSAGDEEPEQLGLTSKGSPTELWRPWLFLPQHYWVFFWLLLLSIAFLLLVRVLELQRLQPAASPKA; translated from the exons ATGAAGCCGCTTGTGGGGACCttgctgggagagggggaagaggaggcGCAGGTACTCGCCCAGGGGTGCCGACGGCGGCAGCGGCAGAGGACAAGCTGCGGACCCAGCCCCTCGCGTCGGAG ggagcagcaggcagagctggtcGGGCTCCCCACGTCTCCGGATGAAG GGAGGATGACCAGTCCCCAGGGGCACCCAGATGGGGTTTCGGTCAGGAGCGAGCAGAGCGTGGAGCGCATCGGCGAG gtgccaggcaggggcaggcaggagctggctgtgcGCACTGGGGACAGTGACAGGACCGAGGAAG ATGCAGAAATGCCGGAGGAGCCGCTGCTGAGTTTCCCCAGTGAGCTCTTGGTGCTGGAGAGATTAGGCTTGCACAG ggtGGCTTTGACGGAGCAGGATGTGGAG GCAGCCTTTGCCCATCTCGCCCTGGCTTTTCGCTGTGACACATTCACCCTGCAGCAACGGGTGCAGGTGGAGAAACGGGCACGGGACGCGGCGGAGGAAAAcatccaggaggagctggggcagtgccGGGCTGCCCTGGAG aggctgggccCATCCTGCACCGATGCGGGCTGCAGGGAGACGCTGGAGCAGCTGCAGCGCAGCCTGACTGTGCTGGCGGCCGCCATCGAGCGGGCAACCAGCGCTGCAGAGAAGCTGGGAGCCGTACATCAG GAGGCCCGGATGAGCCGAGCAGCGGAGGTGATGGTCCAGCACGTGGAGAACCTGAAGCGGCACCACATGCGGGAGCACGCGGAGCTGGAGGAGATGAAGCGCCTGATCCAGCAAAACTCCCGCAACCGGCAGCTGGCGGAGACCCAGG ACGATGCGGAGCCACGGCTGAGGCCTCACCCCCTGATGCGAACTTTCCAGCAG GGGTCTGCCCGCCGCAGAGTCAGCATCGCCGTCATCCCCAAGCAGTTCTTG CCAGGTGCCAGCCCTGACAGCCGAGCAGCCCCAGCCAGTGAGCTGGAGAGGGAGGGGGTCCAGCGCCGGCCCAGCACCCAGAG gagcGAGCTGGAcctgcagggccagggcagcgctgTGACCAGGGAGCCGGTGGCCGAGGCAGATGGCAGAGGCTCAAGTGCAGGGGACGAGGAGCCGGAGCAGCTTGGGCTGAC GTCCAAGGGGTCCCCGACGGAGCTGTGGCGGCCATGGCTCTTCCTCCCACAGCACTACTGGGTTTTCTTCTGGCTGCTTCTCCTGAGCatcgccttcctcctcctcgtccgcGTCCTGGAGCTGCAGCGGCTGCAGCCTGCGGCATCACCCAAGGCCTAG